From the genome of Natronolimnobius baerhuensis:
GAAATCATCGCGAATCACTCGGTCGATCTCGAGGCAGGCGACAACGTCGTTATCGACGCTCATCCGGTTGCAGAGGATCTGGTCGTCGCACTCCACGAGGTCATTGGTGACCGTGGCGCGAACCCGGTGACAACGAGCCAGCGCACCGGAAAACGCAGCCAGCGAGCCTATCTCCGTGCCAGCGACGACGAGTTCGAGACGCCCGACCACGAACTCGCGCTGATCGAGAACACGGACGTCTACATCGCGATTCGGGCAAGCGACAATGTCACCCAGAGCAGTGACGTCGATCCCGAAACGCAGGCTGCTCACCGCCAGGCCCACCAGCCGATTCTCGAGGAGCGACTCGGAACGCGGTGGTGTCTCACGCAGTTCCCCGCGCCGGCGAACGCCCAACTCGCCGAGATGAGCACCGAAGGCTACGAGAACTTCGTCTGGGATGCGGTCAACAAGGACTGGGACGAACAGAAAGCACACCAGGCCAACATGGTCGACCTCATGGACGGCGCAGACGAGATCCGCATCAAAAGCGGCGACACGACCGACGTGACGATGTCCATCGCGGGCAACCCGACGCTGAACGACCACGGCAAGCACAACCTGCCCGGCGGCGAGGTCTTCACCGCGCCGATTCCCGACAGCGTCGAGGGCGAGGTGCTGTTCGACATGCCGCTGTATCATCAGGGTAGAGAGATCACGGACGTCTACCTCGAGTTCGAGGGCGGCGAAGTCATCGAGCACTCGGCGGCGAAAAACGAGGAGACGCTGACTGAGGTCCTGAACACGGACGAGGGAGCGCGCCGACTCGGTGAACTCGGGATCGGGATGAACCGCGATATCGACCAGTTCACTTACAATATGCTGTTCGACGAGAAGATGGGCGATACGGTCCACATGGCGGTCGGGCGAGCCTACGACGATACGATTGGCGAGGACAACGAGGGCAACGACTCCGCCGTCCACGTCGATATGATCGTGGATATGAGCGAGGGTTCGGTCATCGAGATCGACGGAGAGGTCGTCCAGCGCAATGGGACGTTCCGGTTTGAGGACGGATTCGAAGCATAGTCGCGGTTTTTCATCGAAGTTTTGGCTGGGTTTGAGCGAGCGTAGCGAGCGAAAACCCAGTTGAAAAGTTCGGAGTACCCGGATTTATCTTCGTCGCAGACCAATCTGCTGTATGGCAATTCTCGTCGCGTACGACGGCTCAGAGCCCGCACAGAAAGCAGTTCGACGCGCGTTCGACGAGTACCCTGACGAGGAGATCGTCCTTCTACGGGTCATCGAGGTCGCAGACAGCTTTACGAAACTGAGCATGCAGGCGGTCCAAGAGATGATCGGCAACCGACGCGAGGAAGTCACCGAGGAGTTGCATGCTGATGTCGGTGATCTCAGCACCAACGGCGTCGATTTCCGGACGGAAGTCACAAGCGGTGACCCCGCTCGAGAGATCGTCGCCTACGCCGAGGAGCACGATATCGATCACATTCTCGTCGGCAGTCACGGTCGAGAAGGCGTCTCGCGCGTCCTCCTCGGGAACGTCGCCGAAGGCGTGGTGCGTCGGGCACCCGTTTCGGTGACCGTCATCCGGTGAGACTCACTCGAGGGCGGCCGACTTGAGGACGGTTACATCCCCACGTTGACCCTCCTGTTGGTACTCACAGCGGTAGGTCGCCATCTCGGCCGTCGCCTCGAACGTCAGCGTTTCGCGTTCGCCTTCGACATCGGTGCCGTCGGTCGTGTAGTTGTCGACGACCTCCCGATCAGCGTCCCAGAAGGCGATATTGTGGTGCATGCCGTCCTGATTCTCCCAGGTGAGGTCGTACTCACGTCCCTCGAGCAGCACCAGCGTCGGGTTCTCGACCAGCTCGATTGGGGCGGGGTCGCGCCCGACCCAGCCGCCGACGTAGCCGTCGAAGCGGATGCTCGAGACGTCCGCCCAGGCTTCGGGGTCGGTGTCGCCCTCGGTCGTCTCGGCGATGTCGACGACGGGGTCGTCTGCGGTGCTGTCCGCGTCGTCTCCGAGACAGCCCGCTGTGACCGCGACTGCGGTCGTCGCTCCGATGCCGGCGAGGAACGCTCGCCGGCCGATTCCGTTTGTCCCCATTGAGCGCTTTAGGCCGCGAGCACGCATAAACGACCGTTCAGGACGCTTTGACTGTCGCCTCGAGCGAGCGGTTTTCGAGCATCGACCGAAGTCGCTTAGTGTGATCACCGCCGAATATCGGCCGTGAATTTCCCGCACTGGCAGACCTATCTCGTCACGCAGGCGTCGATCTCGGCTGGGCGTTCAACGGCCGAAATCGTCGAGCGCGCGATTTCCGGCGGCGTCGACGCCGTGCAACTGCGCGAAAAGGAAACTGACGCGCTCGAGCGCTACGAACTCGGCCTCGAACTGCGCGAGTTGACGGCCGCGGCGGGCGTCGACCTGCTCGTCAACGACCGGGTGGATATCGCCCAGGCCATCGACGCCGACGGCGTCCACGTGGGCCAGTCGGACCTGCCGGTCGCGGTTGCCCGTGACTTGCTCGGACCGGATGCGATCATCGGCTGCTCGACGGGCACCGTGGCGGAAGCCGAGCAGGCCGAAGCCGATAGCGCGGACTACCTCGGCGTCGGGACGATCTACGGCACCACCTCGAAGGACGTGAGTCGGTACAAAGACGGCGTCGGCCCGGATCGCGTCGCCGAGATCGTCGACGCGGTTGACATACCGGTCGTCGGCATCGGCGGCATTACCGCGGAGAACGCAGGACCGGTCGCCGAAGCGGGCGCGACTGGCGTCGCCGTCATCTCCGAAATCACCGCCGCGGACGATCCCCAAGCCGCCACCGAAGCGCTTGCGCGTGCCGTCGAAACCGCCACGCCGCTCGAGAACGGAGGGCCGACCAATGAGTAGTGACTTCGACCCGTCGAGTCTGACCGGCGACGACCTCGCGGAGGCGCTCGAGACGCTCGAGTCGGGCGGCCCGCTCGTACATTCGATCACCAACGAGGTGACGATGAACGACGTGGCGAACCTGATTCTGCACTGGGACGCGCTGCCGGTGATGGCCGACTCGGACGGCGACGCGGGCGAGATGGCGTCCATCGCGGACGCCGTGTTGTTCAATACGGGGCAGGTGCCGGAGCGACGCGTCGACGCCATGCACGACGCGGCCGAATCGGCCGCCGAGAGCGGCGTACCGATTGTGCTGGATCCGGTCGGCGTTGGCTCGACGCCGACGCGTCAGGCCGTCGCCGAGGACTTACTCGAGGACACTAACTTCGCGATCATCAAGGGCAACTACGGCGAGATCAGCGCGCTCGCGGGCGTCGAAGCCGAGGTCAAAGGCGTCGAATCCGTCGGCGAGTACGACAATATCGAGGAGACGGCCCGCTCGCTCGCCGAATCGACCGGCTCGGTCGTCGTCGCCAGCGGCGTCGAGGATGTCGTCGCGACGGGCGACACTGTCGTCCGCATCACAGCAGGGGACGAGATGCTCTCGACGGTCGTCGGCACCGGCTGTATGCTCGGCGGTACCATCGCTGCCTTCCGCGGTGCACTCGAGGACGACGCGGCTGCCGCCGTCTACGGGACGCTCGCGTTCGGAATCGCAGGCGAGCGCGCGGCAGAGACCGACTATGCGGGACCGGCGAGCTATCGGACTGCGTTCCACGATACGGTTGCTGCCCTGTCCGCGGGCGACCTCGAGTCGGTCGATCTCGAGGGGCGACTCGAGTTCATCGAGTGACGGAGCGCCGGAATTTCCGATTGCCGACTGAAATCGTTTTATTCGCGACTGCTGAACGATACCGCATGGCACGAGAGAAGCTCGAGGACGCCGCCGAGACGCTCCAACACGCGGCCGATCAGCCACAGACGAGGAGACACGGGATCGCCTCCGGACGCAGTCGAGCCAGCTCGCCGACCACGCGACGGCCGACCGCGGCCCCGACCACGGCACGCTCGCCCGACACGAGCACATCTTGACGGAGATCGCCGACGAGGAAGGCGGTGACGTTGCTGCGTCCGTCGAGGACGCACTCGAGTCGATTCGGTCGTTTCGGGAGACCGTCTCCGGCGTCTGATCGCTCTTGGATACCGACTCTTCTCACCCTGTAGGAACAGGTGTGAGTGCTATACGCATTGACGTTCTATACACTCGTATGACCATCCTCGTCGCAACCGATGGCTCGGAAGTGAGTGATACCGCAGTCGAACACGCCGCACGGGCCGCACGCGCCTGGGATGAGCCACTCGAGATCGTCCACGTGCTGACGCCCGAGACGGAACTCGTCGACGGGACGCTCGTCCTGCCCGGCGAAGACGAGGCCGTCGAATACGGCGAGCGGACGGTCCAACAGGCAAAAACCATCGCGGCCGACACCGTCGTCGGCCCCGGCGCAGACCTCGAGGTCACGACGGAACTGCTCGCCGGCCGGCCTGCCGACGCGATCACGGACCACGCGGCAGCGACCGAGGCGCGCGCAATCTTCGTCGGTCACCGCGGCCTCTCGGAGGAACGCGAACAGGTCGTCGGCAGCGTCGCGAAAACGGTCGTCGACAAGGCGACGGTGCCGGTAACGATCATCAAGTAATCAACAGACTGGCTTCGGATTCGCGCCCATCGCCTCGAGATTCTCGACGTACTCGCCGTAGGCGGCCTCGATTGCACCCGTCGCGGCGTCTTCGGCGCGCTCCCAGTCGTCGTCGCTTGCACAGACATCCTCGAGCAGGTCGTCGACGCGCTCGAGTTGGGCGTCTAAATCGTCGCCAAAGTCGCGGAAGACGCCGGCGGTCTGGGGATCGGCGTCGCCGACGAAGTAGCCGACGACCTGTTCTTTCGAGCGCTTGCTCGCGAGCACGCGCCCCGCGAACGCGCCGACGCGCTCGACGGTCGACTCGAGGCCGCGCAGGTACTCGTGGAGTGCGGGCACCGACTGGGGCTCGTACGCCTCGTTTCCGAGGTGCTCGCAGACGGTCTCGAAGTGTCCTTCCTCCTCCGCAGCGGTGTCCGCGAACGCCTCGCTCGCGGCGTCGGTGTCCTCGTCGTCGGCCCACGCGCTGAAGGTCTGCCAGGCGGCGTATTCGGCGTCCGCCGTCGCCTCGAGGACGGGTTCGGTGTCGATGTCACCGCCGGTGTCGGCGTACAGCGATTTCGAGGAGCCGAGTCGCGAGAGGGCGGTCTGATTTGTTTCGCGAACGGTCTCGAGGAAGACGTCTGCGTCGGTCATGGACGGGCGTTCGGGCGGGCGGGAGTTAGGCCTGTCGTCGCAGGTTTGGCCGAGCGAGTGGCTCCCCTACGGTTCGGTGAACAGCAAGTACCCGAGCGCGGTCACGAACAGCCCGAAAAAGAGGATCATAAGGAAGCGGTCGGCAATGATCCGAATATTGTAGAATTCGTCACCACCGAGACTGACGAAGCCAGTCGTGAGGACGGCGATCAGTACCAGCAGGAGCTGATTCGTCGCTTTCCGACTCGAGAGCCACGGTCGATTCGTGTCGCTCATTAGTTGGGAATCCAACTCGAGTGTGATACGGGTTCCGATGGCTACTCGAGAGCGATAAAGAGGACGTCTGTCGTTCGCAGGGTACGTCTACTCGCCCTTCTCAATCGGCGCGTTCACGAGATTCCCCCACTCGGTCCACGAGCCGTCGTAGTTGACGGCGTCGTCGTAGCCGAGCAGTTCGTGCAGCGCGAACCACGCGACCGACGAGCGCTCGCCGATGCGGCAGTAGGCGACGGTCGTCTCGTTCCCGTCAATGTCCTCCTCGCCGTAGAGGTCCTCGAGTTCCTCGCGCGTTTTGAAGGTGCCGTCGTCGTTCGTGACGGCGGCCCACGAGATGTTCTTCGCGCCGGGGATGTGACCGCCGCGCTGGGCGGTTTCCTGCAGTCCTGGTGGCGCGAGGATCTCGCCGCTATACTCCTCGGGCGAGCGAACGTCGACGAGTGGCACGCCGCGCTCGATTGCGTTCTCGACGTCCTCACGGTAGGCGCGGATGCTCTCGCGCGGGCCGGCGGCGTCGTACTCGACTGCTGAGAACTCCGGTACCTCGTCCGTGGTCGGATAGTCGTTCTCGAGCCAGTAGCTGCGAGCGCCGTCGAGCAGGTAGACGTCCTCGTGGCCGTAGTACTTGAACTGCCAGTAGGCGTAGGCGGCGAACCAGTTGGCGTTGTCACCGTAGAGGACGACCGTCGAGTCCTCGCTGATGCCGTGGCTTCCGAGCAGGTCCTCGAAGTCCTCCTTCGAGAGGATGTCTCGAGTCGTCTGGTCCTGCAGTTGGGTCTCCCAGTTGAAGCCGATTGCACCGGGTGCGTGTTCCTCCTCGTAGGCTTCCGTGTCGACGTCGACCTCGACGAGTCGAAGGTCGGCGTCGTCATCCTGGAACTCCTCGAGACGGTCCTCGACCCAGTCAGCCGTGACGAGCACGTCGTTGGCGTAGTCTGTTGCCATACCTATTCCTACGGATGCGGTAGTTATAGGGCCTCTCGAAGCGGTTAATGCAGTCGCTGGTCGACCGTCGCGGACACAGTTGCCGGTATCTCGGCTGGGATCGATTCGGCGACTGGCGAGCGCCTGCTCCCGTCAGCCGATTCCAGACGCCCCCCTCATACGACCCGTCATTTGCAACGGGGACCGCAGCAAGAACCAGAGATACTTGCCACAACCTCGGTACCCAGGGGAGTGGTGCCGTGATCGATGCGTTATGAACGCTGGAGTGGCTACCGTCGGCCAATGGACGATTCCTTCGTTGTCTCCCCCGACTGGCTCGCCGCGCATCTCGAGGACGCCGCCGTTCGCGTCGTCGACGTTCGCGACGCCTGGGAGTACGACGGCATCGGGCACGTGCCCGGCGCTGTCAACGTCCCGTTCGACAGCTATCGTGACGAAACCGACGTGGATCGGGGCACGCTGCCGGGAGCCGACGCCTTCGCCGACCTGCTCTCCGACGCCGGGATCAGCCCCGAGGACACCGTCGTTGCCTACGACGACACCCACGGCGTCTTCGCCGCCCGGTTCGTGCTCACCGCCCTCGAGTACGGCCACGACGACGTTCGCCTGCTCGACGGCGACTTCAGCGCCTGGAACCGCGACCACGAAACGACGAGCGACGTGCCTGATGTGCAGTCGACCGGCTACGAAGCCGATCCGCTCGAGCGCGACGACAGCCCGCTCGTCGGCCTCGAGGCGGTCGAGAACGCCCTCGAGCGCGACGCCGTCTTCGTCGATACGCGCGAACAAGATGAGTTCGAGGAGGCCCACCTGCCGGGTGCAGTGCGCTTCGACTGGCGCGAGGTCGTCGACGACGAAACCCGCCGACTGAAGCCCGCGGACGAACTCGAGGCCCTGCTCGCCGAGCACGCCATTACGCCCGACCGCGAGATCGTCCTCTACTGTAACACCGCCCGGCGGATCAGCCACACCTACGTCGTGCTTCGGGCGCTCGGCTACGAGACCGTCGCCTTCTACGAGGGCAGTTTGACGGAGTGGCTGGCAAACGACGGTGAGGTGGTGACGGGCTCGAGCGAGTGACTGGACGGTACCAGTGTTACGTGAATTTATGCGAGACAGAGACGAGGTAGAAGAGGATGATCCCCGAAATGAGTGCGCCGATTACATCCACCATGACGAGATCGAGGAGTAGCCCGATCCCGTAGAACACGTACGCCCACGTCAGCGCAGTTGCGCTCATCTGCAACAACCCGATGATGACGAGCAGGTGAGCAATGTTGAGTCCGAACAAAAAGAGCGCGAGGGTAGCAGCGCCGCCGCCCATTCCGAGTAACTGGAGAATTGGACCGAACGCCAAGAGAAAGCCGAGAATGCCGAGCGCACAGATGATCGTGACGCCAAGCGGGCGGTCCGTCTCGCCTGACGCTGGCGGTGATCGTTTCCTCGAGTGACTCGTTGCGGTTCCTGTTGACGAACGAGACCCTGATTGCATACCCTATCGTTCAAGTAATCAAACAAGTGCTTTGTGACTGGTTGCAGCAGTTTCATATTCTGACACTGCGACGCTCGAGCGCTCATCCCCATAGTTCCGCGATCCGAAGAGTAAACCGCCCGCCTCGCAAACGCCGACCCAATGCCACGCGACTCGTTCCCACGGATCGGACTCGGCACGTACTCTGACGACAACCGCGAGCAGTGGGCCGACAACGTCCAGACCGCCCTCGAGGTCGGCTATCGCCACGTCGACACCGCGCAGGTGTACGAAAACGAGCAGTACGTCGGCGAGGGACTCCGCTCGAGTGCGGTCGACCGCAACGACATCTTCCTCTCGACGAAGACCGTTCACCACAACGTGCCGGCAGAGCCCGCGGACGTACCGGACGCCATCGACGGCTGCCTCGAGCGCCTCGGGGTCGACGCCGTCGACTTGCTGTACGTCCACTGGCCGTCGGGAATCTACGACCACGAGACGGTGCTTCCACACTACAACGACGCCTACGAGGCGGGCAAAACGCGCCGCATCGGGCTCTCGAATTTCACACCCGAACTCCTCGACGAGGCTCGCGAGGTGCTCGAGGCCCCGCTGTTCGCCCATCAGGTCGAGATGCATCCGCTGCTCCCGCAGGAGGAACTGGTGGCCTACGCGCAGGAACACGACCACTGGCTCGTTGCCTACTCGCCGCTGGCGAAAGGCGAGGTGTTCGACGTGCCCGAAATTCAGGACGTCGCCGACAAACACGACGCGACGCCAGCGCAGGTGTCGCTCGCCTGGCTACTCAGTCACGACAACGTCGCCGCGATTCCGAAAGCCAGCAGCCGCGAACACATGCAACAGAATCTCGCTGCGGCCGACCTCGAGTTGGACGACGACGATCTCGAGCGAATCAATTCAATCGACCGCCGGCATCGCGTGATCGACGCCGGTCACGGTCCCTGGAACTGGTAGACTGGGACTGCATCGGTCGATTACGCCACGTCTCGCCAGTCCGGCGCGGTCGAATACGGCCGCGCGGACAGTTCGTCGAACGCCGCGTGAACCACCTCCGACAGCGCGGGGTGGACGTGGACGGGGTCCGCCACGTCGTCGACGGTTCCCGACCCGCTGTCCATCGCGACGACGACCTCCTGAATCAGCGTCGAGGCGTCGGGGCCGGCGATATGGCAGCCCAGAATCTCGCCGTCCGGGCCAGCGAGGACTTTCACGATTCCGTCGTCCGCCCCGCGGATCAGCCCCAGCGGCGCGGCGGTGAACGGGACCGTCGCTGACTCGTATTCCCGACTATCGTCCTCGAGTTCCCCTTCCGTTTTCCCGACGCTCGCGACCTGTGGCGACGTGAAAATTGCGTGGGGCATCGCCCTGTAGTCGACTTCTGTCTCTGCAGCATCGAGGACGTTCGCCGAGACGATTCTCGTCTCGTAGTCTGCCGCGTGTTTGTACGGCTCCTCGCCGACGATATCGCCCAGCGCCCAGACGTCCTCGACAGCCGTCTCGAGTCGGGTATCCGTCTCGACGTGGCCCGACTCGTCCGTTTCGATGCCCGTGTTCTCGAGGGCGAGCGTGTCGGTGTTCGGCTGGCGGCCAGTTGCGAGCAAGAGATCATCCGCCTCGAGATCGACGCTTGCGGGTTCGTCACCGCCGTCATCGCTCTCTTTGTTGGTCGGCTCCGCGGTGACGACCACGCCGCCGCCCTCGCCCGACTCGACTGCGCTGGCCTCGTAGCCGGTGTAGACGTCGCAGTAGCGCTCGAGCGAGTCGGTTACGACGGCGCTGATCTCGTCGTCCTCTCGCGGGACGAGGTGCTCGCTGCGCCCGATTAGCGAGACCTCGGTGCCGAGCGCGCCGAAGACGTAGCCGAGTTCGACCCCGATGTAGCCCCCGCCGACGATGACGAGCGAGTCGGGCTGG
Proteins encoded in this window:
- the thiM gene encoding hydroxyethylthiazole kinase, which encodes MSSDFDPSSLTGDDLAEALETLESGGPLVHSITNEVTMNDVANLILHWDALPVMADSDGDAGEMASIADAVLFNTGQVPERRVDAMHDAAESAAESGVPIVLDPVGVGSTPTRQAVAEDLLEDTNFAIIKGNYGEISALAGVEAEVKGVESVGEYDNIEETARSLAESTGSVVVASGVEDVVATGDTVVRITAGDEMLSTVVGTGCMLGGTIAAFRGALEDDAAAAVYGTLAFGIAGERAAETDYAGPASYRTAFHDTVAALSAGDLESVDLEGRLEFIE
- a CDS encoding sulfurtransferase, whose amino-acid sequence is MATDYANDVLVTADWVEDRLEEFQDDDADLRLVEVDVDTEAYEEEHAPGAIGFNWETQLQDQTTRDILSKEDFEDLLGSHGISEDSTVVLYGDNANWFAAYAYWQFKYYGHEDVYLLDGARSYWLENDYPTTDEVPEFSAVEYDAAGPRESIRAYREDVENAIERGVPLVDVRSPEEYSGEILAPPGLQETAQRGGHIPGAKNISWAAVTNDDGTFKTREELEDLYGEEDIDGNETTVAYCRIGERSSVAWFALHELLGYDDAVNYDGSWTEWGNLVNAPIEKGE
- a CDS encoding aminopeptidase — protein: MDPRIREHAEIIANHSVDLEAGDNVVIDAHPVAEDLVVALHEVIGDRGANPVTTSQRTGKRSQRAYLRASDDEFETPDHELALIENTDVYIAIRASDNVTQSSDVDPETQAAHRQAHQPILEERLGTRWCLTQFPAPANAQLAEMSTEGYENFVWDAVNKDWDEQKAHQANMVDLMDGADEIRIKSGDTTDVTMSIAGNPTLNDHGKHNLPGGEVFTAPIPDSVEGEVLFDMPLYHQGREITDVYLEFEGGEVIEHSAAKNEETLTEVLNTDEGARRLGELGIGMNRDIDQFTYNMLFDEKMGDTVHMAVGRAYDDTIGEDNEGNDSAVHVDMIVDMSEGSVIEIDGEVVQRNGTFRFEDGFEA
- a CDS encoding universal stress protein; its protein translation is MAILVAYDGSEPAQKAVRRAFDEYPDEEIVLLRVIEVADSFTKLSMQAVQEMIGNRREEVTEELHADVGDLSTNGVDFRTEVTSGDPAREIVAYAEEHDIDHILVGSHGREGVSRVLLGNVAEGVVRRAPVSVTVIR
- a CDS encoding aldo/keto reductase, with the translated sequence MPRDSFPRIGLGTYSDDNREQWADNVQTALEVGYRHVDTAQVYENEQYVGEGLRSSAVDRNDIFLSTKTVHHNVPAEPADVPDAIDGCLERLGVDAVDLLYVHWPSGIYDHETVLPHYNDAYEAGKTRRIGLSNFTPELLDEAREVLEAPLFAHQVEMHPLLPQEELVAYAQEHDHWLVAYSPLAKGEVFDVPEIQDVADKHDATPAQVSLAWLLSHDNVAAIPKASSREHMQQNLAAADLELDDDDLERINSIDRRHRVIDAGHGPWNW
- the thiE gene encoding thiamine phosphate synthase, whose translation is MNFPHWQTYLVTQASISAGRSTAEIVERAISGGVDAVQLREKETDALERYELGLELRELTAAAGVDLLVNDRVDIAQAIDADGVHVGQSDLPVAVARDLLGPDAIIGCSTGTVAEAEQAEADSADYLGVGTIYGTTSKDVSRYKDGVGPDRVAEIVDAVDIPVVGIGGITAENAGPVAEAGATGVAVISEITAADDPQAATEALARAVETATPLENGGPTNE
- a CDS encoding rubrerythrin family protein — protein: MTDADVFLETVRETNQTALSRLGSSKSLYADTGGDIDTEPVLEATADAEYAAWQTFSAWADDEDTDAASEAFADTAAEEEGHFETVCEHLGNEAYEPQSVPALHEYLRGLESTVERVGAFAGRVLASKRSKEQVVGYFVGDADPQTAGVFRDFGDDLDAQLERVDDLLEDVCASDDDWERAEDAATGAIEAAYGEYVENLEAMGANPKPVC
- a CDS encoding universal stress protein, which produces MTILVATDGSEVSDTAVEHAARAARAWDEPLEIVHVLTPETELVDGTLVLPGEDEAVEYGERTVQQAKTIAADTVVGPGADLEVTTELLAGRPADAITDHAAATEARAIFVGHRGLSEEREQVVGSVAKTVVDKATVPVTIIK
- a CDS encoding dihydrolipoyl dehydrogenase, which gives rise to MTTTAYDVVVIGGGSGSQVATAAAEQGLKAAVIEPGPLGGACITRGCIPSKALIHRADVAETVRRAGEFGIDADLESVDYGAFTDTIHDTVYEKAERQARSLEDNAHVTLYRGEGRFADDHTIRVEPGDDRDAVAVDGTERDDGVEGLEIESETIVLAVGGRPVVPPIDGLETVDFLTSDDALFLSAQPDSLVIVGGGYIGVELGYVFGALGTEVSLIGRSEHLVPREDDEISAVVTDSLERYCDVYTGYEASAVESGEGGGVVVTAEPTNKESDDGGDEPASVDLEADDLLLATGRQPNTDTLALENTGIETDESGHVETDTRLETAVEDVWALGDIVGEEPYKHAADYETRIVSANVLDAAETEVDYRAMPHAIFTSPQVASVGKTEGELEDDSREYESATVPFTAAPLGLIRGADDGIVKVLAGPDGEILGCHIAGPDASTLIQEVVVAMDSGSGTVDDVADPVHVHPALSEVVHAAFDELSARPYSTAPDWRDVA
- a CDS encoding cupredoxin domain-containing protein, producing MGTNGIGRRAFLAGIGATTAVAVTAGCLGDDADSTADDPVVDIAETTEGDTDPEAWADVSSIRFDGYVGGWVGRDPAPIELVENPTLVLLEGREYDLTWENQDGMHHNIAFWDADREVVDNYTTDGTDVEGERETLTFEATAEMATYRCEYQQEGQRGDVTVLKSAALE
- a CDS encoding sulfurtransferase; the protein is MDDSFVVSPDWLAAHLEDAAVRVVDVRDAWEYDGIGHVPGAVNVPFDSYRDETDVDRGTLPGADAFADLLSDAGISPEDTVVAYDDTHGVFAARFVLTALEYGHDDVRLLDGDFSAWNRDHETTSDVPDVQSTGYEADPLERDDSPLVGLEAVENALERDAVFVDTREQDEFEEAHLPGAVRFDWREVVDDETRRLKPADELEALLAEHAITPDREIVLYCNTARRISHTYVVLRALGYETVAFYEGSLTEWLANDGEVVTGSSE